Proteins co-encoded in one Kocuria flava genomic window:
- a CDS encoding DUF350 domain-containing protein, with protein MDTVIYEVGAAAAYGLVGLALMALGYLVVDLLTPGKLHSLIWTDRNRGSVVVLSSSVLAVAVVVRQAILASEDGLAAGLVSTGLYGLVGLALMALSFLVLDALTPGRLGELVTDERLHPAVWVTAAVHLSVGLVVAAAIS; from the coding sequence ATGGACACGGTGATCTACGAGGTCGGCGCGGCCGCCGCCTACGGGCTGGTGGGCCTGGCCCTGATGGCGCTGGGCTACCTGGTGGTGGACCTGCTGACGCCGGGGAAGCTGCACTCCCTGATCTGGACCGACCGCAACCGGGGGTCGGTGGTGGTGCTGTCCTCCTCCGTGCTCGCGGTCGCGGTCGTGGTGCGCCAGGCCATCCTGGCCAGCGAGGACGGGCTCGCGGCGGGCCTCGTCTCGACCGGGCTGTACGGGCTCGTGGGCCTGGCGCTCATGGCGCTGTCCTTCCTGGTCCTCGACGCGCTGACCCCCGGGAGGCTGGGCGAGCTGGTGACCGACGAGCGGCTGCACCCGGCGGTGTGGGTGACCGCGGCCGTGCACCTGTCGGTGGGCCTCGTGGTCGCCGCCGCGATCTCCTGA
- a CDS encoding DUF2617 family protein, producing the protein MSTAAPAEPVLLSGAPFLDTSPDDLVFGTDAPRLPALAVHRSRPAGHPGTALELRVLGASHQLVLERAGTPWIETLACRPGRRPHLPGRHRAPAPAPFARDYEAACTVTVHDRGGLAAAVEDLLADCAAAPHGLVVRFAGDPLALTGVCADDDGGTLRWRTWHVYPQCGRVVRTRSALRLLPEDPA; encoded by the coding sequence GTGAGCACCGCCGCACCCGCGGAGCCCGTCCTGCTCTCCGGGGCCCCGTTCCTCGACACCTCCCCCGACGACCTGGTCTTCGGCACCGACGCGCCCCGGCTGCCGGCCCTCGCGGTGCACCGGTCCCGGCCCGCCGGGCACCCGGGCACGGCGCTGGAGCTGCGCGTGCTCGGGGCCTCCCACCAGCTCGTGCTCGAGCGCGCGGGCACCCCCTGGATCGAGACGCTGGCCTGCCGCCCGGGCCGCCGCCCGCACCTGCCCGGCCGGCACCGCGCGCCGGCCCCCGCCCCCTTCGCCCGCGACTACGAGGCCGCCTGCACGGTCACGGTCCACGACCGCGGCGGGCTCGCCGCGGCGGTCGAGGACCTGCTCGCGGACTGCGCCGCGGCGCCCCACGGGCTCGTGGTCCGCTTCGCCGGGGACCCCCTGGCCCTCACGGGGGTGTGCGCCGACGACGACGGCGGGACCCTGCGCTGGCGGACCTGGCACGTCTACCCGCAGTGCGGGCGCGTGGTGCGCACCCGCTCCGCGCTGCGCCTGCTCCCGGAGGACCCCGCATGA
- a CDS encoding DUF4178 domain-containing protein, with product MPGHDHAVPGRGPSLATIAPGDLVTVRGETRVHEGEILLREGGDSWQELHLAGTPERYLGVVWDPEPELTLWTAADLPGVVPGARDIDLGGRRYRRREQGSAGFRATGIPGLPAHGICEYVDYAAADGALLSFERFPGGGWEASTGERLHPSEVRVERGERRW from the coding sequence ATGCCCGGACACGACCACGCCGTTCCCGGGCGCGGGCCGTCCCTGGCGACGATCGCCCCCGGCGACCTCGTGACCGTGCGCGGCGAGACCCGCGTGCACGAGGGCGAGATCCTGCTGCGGGAGGGCGGGGACTCGTGGCAGGAGCTGCACCTGGCCGGCACCCCGGAGCGCTACCTCGGCGTGGTCTGGGACCCCGAGCCCGAGCTGACCCTGTGGACCGCCGCCGACCTGCCGGGCGTCGTCCCCGGCGCCCGCGATATCGATCTCGGCGGGCGGCGCTACCGCCGCCGGGAGCAGGGCAGCGCCGGCTTCCGCGCGACCGGGATCCCCGGGCTGCCCGCGCACGGGATCTGCGAGTACGTCGACTACGCGGCCGCGGACGGCGCCCTGCTCTCCTTCGAGCGGTTCCCCGGCGGCGGCTGGGAGGCCTCCACGGGCGAGCGGCTGCACCCCTCCGAGGTGCGCGTCGAGCGCGGGGAGCGCCGGTGGTGA
- a CDS encoding aldo/keto reductase, which yields MSSRLIYGCMTIGGSWDADPLDAATVERARRAVRAALEAGITDFDHADIYAHGKSEEVFGLLLEEDPELRRTAVVQTKCGVRLPGNTAAPGAPVHYRLDRDTLRRSLEGSLHRLRTDSVERFVLHRPDPLADPQEVAAALDELRREGLIRSVGLSNMSLRQVCLYQQLLSTPVTALQLELSLRHRGFVEQQILVNQDEASEHPFPEGTLEYCTGNGIEVQAWGALARGLYTGAPVPAEDHRAAATAELVHAMAAELGVSGEAVVLAWLMRHPGGIRPVVGTTDPGRIAACAAAEELATRMDHEQWYALLTAARGEPVP from the coding sequence GTGAGCTCGCGCCTGATCTACGGCTGCATGACCATCGGCGGGTCCTGGGACGCGGACCCGCTGGACGCCGCGACGGTCGAGCGCGCCCGCCGGGCCGTGCGGGCCGCCCTCGAGGCCGGGATCACCGACTTCGACCACGCCGACATCTACGCCCACGGCAAGTCCGAGGAGGTCTTCGGCCTGCTCCTGGAGGAGGACCCCGAGCTGCGCCGCACGGCGGTGGTGCAGACCAAGTGCGGGGTGCGCCTGCCGGGCAACACCGCTGCCCCCGGGGCGCCGGTGCACTACCGGCTGGACCGGGACACGCTCCGCCGCAGCCTCGAGGGCTCCCTGCACCGGCTGCGCACGGACTCGGTGGAGCGGTTCGTGCTGCACCGCCCGGACCCGCTGGCCGACCCGCAGGAGGTCGCCGCGGCCCTCGACGAGCTGCGGCGGGAGGGGCTGATCCGCTCGGTGGGCCTGTCCAACATGTCGCTGCGCCAGGTCTGCCTCTACCAGCAGCTGCTCTCGACCCCCGTCACCGCCCTGCAGCTGGAGCTGAGCCTGCGCCACCGGGGCTTCGTGGAGCAGCAGATCCTCGTCAACCAGGACGAGGCCTCCGAGCACCCGTTCCCGGAGGGAACCCTCGAGTACTGCACGGGCAACGGCATCGAGGTCCAGGCCTGGGGCGCCCTGGCCCGGGGGCTCTACACGGGCGCGCCCGTCCCTGCCGAGGACCACCGCGCCGCGGCCACCGCGGAGCTGGTGCACGCGATGGCGGCGGAGCTCGGGGTCTCCGGCGAGGCGGTCGTGCTGGCCTGGCTGATGCGCCACCCCGGCGGGATCCGCCCCGTGGTCGGCACGACCGACCCCGGCCGGATCGCGGCGTGCGCGGCGGCGGAGGAGCTCGCAACCCGGATGGACCACGAGCAGTGGTACGCGCTGCTCACCGCCGCCCGCGGGGAGCCCGTGCCCTGA
- a CDS encoding tetratricopeptide repeat protein, whose translation MSYPQDGHGFFTRALDAEDRGRLDEAETAYQQAIVLFEEEGDAEQEQAACHYNLGHLYLGMNRPGRAVTAYERALQLFRRSSGSGRHQARTHLILGSLLLEMERHREAEEHLLDALGQYLDAPHEPVDQAQCHVNLARVYEQGARASQAVTAYNRALDFYQEVEDTAAEQAECFTALGRLHEAAGRMLESGSAYAAAARLRRAAGRPPLNEDPAEDEERPADREPPGGADAARGTGLVEGEDRP comes from the coding sequence ATGAGCTACCCGCAGGACGGGCACGGTTTCTTCACCCGGGCCCTGGACGCCGAGGACCGCGGCCGGCTGGACGAGGCGGAGACCGCCTACCAGCAGGCCATCGTGCTCTTCGAGGAGGAGGGGGACGCCGAGCAGGAGCAGGCGGCCTGCCACTACAACCTCGGGCACCTGTACCTGGGGATGAACCGCCCCGGGCGCGCGGTGACCGCCTACGAGCGGGCGTTGCAGCTGTTCCGCCGCTCCTCCGGCAGCGGCCGCCACCAGGCCCGCACGCACCTGATCCTCGGCAGCCTGCTGCTCGAGATGGAGCGCCACCGCGAGGCCGAGGAGCACCTGCTCGACGCCCTGGGCCAGTACCTGGACGCACCGCACGAGCCCGTGGACCAGGCCCAGTGCCACGTCAACCTCGCCCGCGTCTACGAGCAGGGCGCGCGGGCCTCGCAGGCGGTGACCGCGTACAACCGCGCGCTGGACTTCTACCAGGAGGTCGAGGACACCGCCGCCGAGCAGGCCGAGTGCTTCACGGCCCTGGGCCGCCTGCACGAGGCGGCCGGCCGGATGCTGGAGTCCGGCTCCGCCTACGCCGCCGCGGCGCGCCTGCGCCGGGCGGCGGGCCGCCCGCCCCTGAACGAGGACCCCGCGGAGGACGAGGAGCGCCCGGCGGACCGGGAGCCGCCCGGCGGGGCGGACGCCGCCCGGGGCACAGGCCTCGTCGAGGGGGAGGACCGCCCGTGA
- a CDS encoding PLDc N-terminal domain-containing protein, translated as MGTWTISAAAGTARATAEAWEHGVTAAGAVVVVLMIAAAVSLLRTPGQDPVLRLLWLLVVLAFPVVGAALWFALGRRAPRPA; from the coding sequence ATGGGAACGTGGACGATCAGCGCGGCGGCCGGCACGGCCCGGGCCACCGCCGAGGCGTGGGAGCACGGGGTCACCGCCGCCGGCGCCGTGGTCGTCGTGCTCATGATCGCGGCGGCCGTCTCGCTGCTGCGCACCCCGGGCCAGGACCCGGTCCTGCGCCTGCTGTGGCTGCTGGTCGTCCTGGCGTTCCCGGTGGTCGGCGCGGCCCTGTGGTTCGCGCTCGGCCGGCGCGCGCCCCGCCCCGCCTAG
- a CDS encoding YsnF/AvaK domain-containing protein, with product MSTSEDRPYDQESAGRETAGRETAGGEPADRASGPRADADDTGVERHAPSSATELWDHNAYGREDGDVGGDPTTGATDTRDPRGGAPAYNIDAGDDDAARHGDAAGGTSDLRAPGESLSGPDATAGDRHESVGGRRDRAVPGRGADEAFDQESAARETAGGTGRDAAVTGHAPAGREQEARGRDLTGHGADGQDAGGPTSAERGPAAAGEDTAAVVRHEERLDVGTERVETGRARLRKYVAEEPVRAEQSLAVEDVEEVRTPITEEERQAFLDGQELPVGEDEVILYREVPVVRTVRVPYERVRLVVRSTERTEVVEETVRKERVEVEGPIDGVDGTERTGTGPEDPRRG from the coding sequence ATGTCCACCTCCGAGGACCGCCCGTACGACCAGGAGTCCGCCGGCCGGGAGACCGCCGGCCGGGAGACCGCCGGCGGGGAGCCCGCGGACCGCGCGTCCGGTCCCCGCGCCGACGCCGACGACACCGGGGTGGAGCGCCACGCGCCCAGCTCGGCCACCGAGCTGTGGGACCACAACGCCTACGGCCGCGAGGACGGCGACGTCGGCGGCGACCCCACCACCGGGGCCACCGACACCCGCGACCCCCGCGGCGGGGCCCCGGCCTACAACATCGACGCGGGCGACGACGACGCCGCCCGCCACGGCGACGCCGCCGGCGGGACCTCGGACCTCCGCGCGCCGGGGGAGTCCCTCTCCGGCCCCGACGCCACGGCCGGGGACCGGCACGAGAGCGTCGGCGGGCGCCGCGACCGGGCCGTGCCGGGGCGCGGGGCCGACGAGGCGTTCGACCAGGAGTCCGCCGCGCGGGAGACCGCCGGCGGGACCGGCCGGGACGCCGCCGTCACCGGGCACGCCCCTGCCGGGCGCGAGCAGGAGGCGCGCGGGCGGGACCTGACGGGTCACGGAGCGGACGGGCAGGACGCGGGCGGGCCCACGTCCGCAGAGCGCGGGCCCGCCGCGGCGGGGGAGGACACCGCGGCCGTGGTCCGTCACGAGGAGCGCCTGGACGTGGGCACCGAGCGGGTGGAGACCGGCAGGGCCCGGCTGCGCAAGTACGTGGCCGAGGAGCCCGTGCGCGCGGAGCAGTCGCTGGCCGTGGAGGACGTCGAGGAGGTGCGCACCCCGATCACCGAGGAGGAGCGCCAGGCGTTCCTGGACGGCCAGGAGCTGCCCGTCGGCGAGGACGAGGTGATCCTCTACCGGGAGGTGCCGGTGGTCCGCACCGTGCGCGTGCCCTACGAGCGGGTCCGTCTCGTGGTGCGCAGCACCGAGCGCACCGAGGTCGTCGAGGAGACCGTGCGCAAGGAGCGGGTCGAGGTGGAGGGACCGATCGACGGCGTCGACGGCACCGAGCGCACCGGCACCGGCCCGGAGGACCCCCGCCGCGGCTGA
- a CDS encoding catalase encodes MRKRILRKTRGADRGEQAPLPPGVPGSEPASVAEPTGPRPPLPPKPDQGTPEPVSPTGQDTGADPLRDAQGGEHLTTAHGARRSDTDHSLKAGRRGPVLLQDHHFREKVSHFDHERIPERVVHARGAGAHGVFRGYGTAERISAAHVFKKDVETPVFVRFSTVLGSRGSADLARDTRGFATKFYTAEGTWDLVGNNIPVFFIQDAIKFPDVVHAAKPHPDREIPQAQSAHDTFWDFVSLHTEAQHHTIWNMSDRGIPRSYRTMEGFGVHTFRLVDDDGRSVLVKFHWKPKLGVHSVLWEEALLANGADPDVHRRDLADAIEAGAFPEWELGVQVFEDNEEQMFRGIDLLDPTKIVPEELAPVEPIGLMTLNRNPSNYFAETEQVAFNPNNLVRGIDVTNDPLLQGRLFSYLDTQLSRLGGPNWTQLPINRPHAPVNDMLRDGMHQTAVHTGVAPYHPNSLDGNNPFPADEPARPFIDVPAPVAGSVKERGAPVSFEDHFTQARLFWLSMSDVEKEHIARAYAFELGKCWEQAVKERQLQALANIDEKLCAAVAQSLGLPAPKPTVKHGRIAPSPALSQVGGQWPLDGRLVGIVVGPDPDEKDLLAVTGAIDAAGMVPLVVAPHGGPVGRGGLVAQRTYLTARSVEFDAVLVAGAVPPASDAQPSFDAKAGARSGPGIDPRVQLLLDETFRQAKAIGTWGRSGALAAAGLPEGAPGVVAGRDAAAVVEQVVELMRSHRAWERFPVPGRL; translated from the coding sequence ATGCGCAAGAGGATCCTGAGGAAGACCAGGGGAGCGGACCGCGGCGAGCAGGCGCCCCTGCCGCCCGGCGTGCCGGGCAGCGAGCCGGCGTCGGTCGCCGAGCCGACCGGCCCCCGCCCGCCGCTGCCGCCCAAGCCGGACCAGGGCACGCCCGAGCCCGTGAGCCCCACCGGCCAGGACACCGGTGCCGACCCGCTGCGCGACGCCCAGGGCGGTGAGCACCTCACCACCGCCCACGGCGCCCGGCGCTCCGACACCGACCACTCCCTCAAGGCCGGCCGGCGCGGGCCCGTGCTGCTGCAGGACCACCACTTCCGCGAGAAGGTCAGCCACTTCGACCACGAGCGCATCCCCGAGCGCGTCGTGCACGCCCGCGGCGCCGGCGCCCACGGCGTGTTCCGCGGCTACGGCACGGCCGAGCGGATCAGCGCCGCGCACGTGTTCAAGAAGGACGTGGAGACCCCGGTCTTCGTGCGCTTCTCCACCGTGCTGGGCTCGCGCGGCTCGGCCGACCTGGCCCGCGACACCCGCGGGTTCGCCACGAAGTTCTACACGGCCGAGGGCACCTGGGACCTCGTGGGCAACAACATCCCCGTGTTCTTCATCCAGGACGCCATCAAGTTCCCCGACGTCGTCCACGCCGCCAAGCCCCACCCCGACCGGGAGATCCCGCAGGCCCAGTCCGCCCACGACACGTTCTGGGACTTCGTCTCCCTGCACACCGAGGCCCAGCACCACACGATCTGGAACATGTCGGACCGCGGCATCCCGCGCTCCTACCGCACGATGGAGGGCTTCGGGGTCCACACCTTCCGGCTGGTCGACGACGACGGGCGCAGCGTGCTCGTGAAGTTCCACTGGAAGCCGAAGCTCGGGGTGCACTCGGTGCTGTGGGAGGAGGCGCTGCTGGCCAACGGCGCCGATCCCGACGTGCACCGGCGCGACCTCGCCGACGCCATCGAGGCCGGGGCCTTCCCCGAGTGGGAGCTCGGGGTGCAGGTCTTCGAGGACAACGAGGAGCAGATGTTCCGGGGGATCGACCTGCTGGACCCGACCAAGATCGTCCCCGAGGAGCTCGCCCCGGTGGAGCCGATCGGGCTGATGACCCTCAACCGCAACCCGTCCAACTACTTCGCCGAGACGGAGCAGGTGGCCTTCAACCCCAACAACCTCGTCCGGGGCATCGACGTCACCAACGACCCGCTGCTGCAGGGCCGGCTGTTCTCCTACCTCGACACCCAGCTCTCCCGCCTCGGCGGGCCCAACTGGACGCAGCTGCCGATCAACCGCCCCCACGCCCCGGTCAACGACATGCTCCGCGACGGGATGCACCAGACCGCGGTGCACACCGGGGTGGCGCCGTACCACCCGAACTCCCTCGACGGGAACAACCCCTTCCCCGCGGACGAGCCGGCCCGCCCGTTCATCGACGTCCCGGCCCCGGTGGCCGGGTCGGTCAAGGAGCGCGGCGCGCCGGTCTCCTTCGAGGACCACTTCACCCAGGCCCGGCTGTTCTGGCTGTCGATGAGCGACGTCGAGAAGGAGCACATCGCCCGCGCCTACGCCTTCGAGCTCGGCAAGTGCTGGGAACAGGCCGTCAAGGAGCGGCAGCTGCAGGCCCTCGCGAACATCGACGAGAAGCTGTGCGCCGCCGTCGCCCAGAGCCTCGGGCTGCCCGCCCCGAAGCCGACCGTCAAGCACGGGAGGATCGCGCCCAGCCCGGCCCTGTCCCAGGTCGGCGGGCAGTGGCCGCTGGACGGCCGTCTCGTGGGCATCGTGGTCGGCCCCGACCCGGACGAGAAGGACCTGCTGGCGGTGACCGGGGCGATCGACGCCGCCGGGATGGTGCCCCTCGTGGTCGCGCCCCACGGCGGCCCGGTCGGCCGCGGCGGGCTCGTGGCCCAGCGGACCTACCTCACGGCCCGCTCCGTGGAGTTCGACGCCGTGCTCGTGGCGGGGGCGGTGCCGCCGGCCTCGGACGCGCAGCCGTCCTTCGACGCGAAGGCCGGCGCCCGCTCCGGCCCCGGGATCGACCCGCGGGTGCAGCTGCTGCTCGACGAGACGTTCCGCCAGGCCAAGGCGATCGGCACCTGGGGCCGCTCCGGGGCGCTCGCGGCCGCGGGCCTGCCCGAGGGGGCCCCGGGCGTGGTCGCGGGACGGGACGCGGCGGCGGTCGTCGAGCAGGTCGTGGAGCTGATGCGCAGCCACCGGGCCTGGGAGCGCTTCCCGGTCCCCGGGCGCCTCTGA
- a CDS encoding TIGR01777 family oxidoreductase: MTEFSRTTRVPHPVEDVFGWHARPGALTRLTPAWAGSVVEESSPPLGEGTRSRLRVAVPGSCGLVTVPWTAEHHGLVPGREFRDRMVRGPLAAWEHRHRFDDDGQGGTVVTDTVEYAALPGDRRFGDRLMGPTLERQFEARARRLLADLEFHAGHPGRPLTVALTGASGTIGTQLAALLSTGGHTVLRLVRRAPRGPHEIGWDPQGGQLDPESLRGVDVVVNLAGRSIAGRLGERAKQEIHDSRVLGTRLLARAFVQLGADAPAALVSGSAIGYYGADTHGEEVTEKSPPGDDFLARVCRAWEQAAMEAAPVTRVVLVRTGVVQTPAGGALRAQLPLFLAGLGGRLGSGRQWLSWISLDDAVGLLAHAVLSPGLHGPVNAVAPLPVTGREHARVLGKVLGRPALLPTPGLGPRLVLGAEGAQLMALADQRVSADRAIDRGYRFRHPDLGSALREELGRF; the protein is encoded by the coding sequence ATGACCGAGTTCAGCAGGACCACCCGTGTGCCCCATCCCGTCGAGGACGTCTTCGGGTGGCACGCCCGCCCCGGGGCGCTCACGCGGCTGACCCCCGCCTGGGCGGGGTCGGTGGTCGAGGAGTCCTCCCCGCCCCTGGGCGAGGGCACCCGGTCGCGGCTGCGGGTCGCCGTGCCGGGCAGCTGCGGGCTGGTCACGGTGCCGTGGACGGCCGAGCACCACGGTCTCGTGCCGGGCCGGGAGTTCCGGGACCGGATGGTGCGCGGCCCGCTGGCCGCGTGGGAGCACCGGCACCGCTTCGACGACGACGGGCAGGGCGGGACCGTGGTCACGGACACGGTGGAGTACGCGGCGCTGCCCGGCGACCGCCGCTTCGGCGACCGGCTGATGGGTCCCACCCTGGAGCGGCAGTTCGAGGCCCGCGCCCGGCGCCTGCTGGCCGACCTGGAGTTCCACGCCGGCCACCCCGGCCGGCCGCTGACGGTCGCGCTCACGGGCGCGTCGGGGACGATCGGCACGCAGCTGGCCGCGCTCCTGAGCACCGGCGGGCACACCGTGCTGCGCCTGGTGCGCCGCGCGCCCCGCGGCCCGCACGAGATCGGCTGGGACCCGCAGGGCGGGCAGCTGGACCCGGAGTCGCTGCGCGGCGTCGACGTCGTCGTGAACCTGGCCGGGCGCAGCATCGCCGGCCGGCTCGGCGAGCGCGCCAAGCAGGAGATCCACGACTCCCGGGTGCTCGGCACCCGTCTGCTCGCCCGCGCCTTCGTGCAGCTGGGCGCGGACGCGCCCGCGGCCCTGGTCAGCGGCTCGGCGATCGGCTACTACGGCGCCGACACCCACGGGGAGGAGGTCACGGAGAAGTCCCCGCCCGGCGACGACTTCCTGGCCCGCGTCTGCCGGGCCTGGGAGCAGGCCGCGATGGAGGCCGCCCCCGTCACCCGGGTGGTGCTGGTGCGCACCGGGGTCGTGCAGACCCCGGCCGGAGGGGCGCTGCGGGCCCAGCTGCCGCTGTTCCTCGCGGGCCTGGGCGGGCGGCTCGGCTCGGGCCGGCAGTGGCTGAGCTGGATCTCGCTCGACGACGCCGTGGGGCTGCTCGCCCACGCCGTGCTCAGCCCCGGGCTGCACGGCCCGGTCAACGCGGTGGCGCCCCTGCCCGTGACGGGCCGGGAGCACGCCCGGGTGCTCGGCAAGGTCCTGGGCCGCCCGGCGCTGCTGCCCACCCCGGGCCTGGGGCCGCGGCTCGTGCTGGGCGCGGAGGGGGCCCAGCTCATGGCGCTCGCCGACCAGCGGGTCTCCGCCGACCGGGCGATCGACCGCGGCTACCGCTTCCGCCACCCCGACCTCGGCTCGGCGCTGCGGGAGGAGCTGGGCCGCTTCTGA
- a CDS encoding histidine phosphatase family protein yields the protein MTNPGRIVLIRHGQTDWNLAERLQGAVDVPLNDTGRHQAREAGRLLREQALAWDVVVSSPLGRAVETARLIGEALGLEPAGTYPELTERGFGRHEGASYAGLGPAEREALMGAGEPAGAVARRGLAALHRIRREHPGRHVLVVAHGSLIRLTLSHLHGRAHPRIGNCEVVPVGVEALAAAHEAAADTPDTALPVQ from the coding sequence GTGACGAACCCCGGACGCATCGTGCTCATCCGCCACGGCCAGACCGACTGGAACCTCGCCGAGAGGCTGCAGGGCGCCGTGGACGTGCCCCTCAACGACACCGGCCGGCACCAGGCCCGCGAGGCCGGCCGGCTGCTGCGCGAGCAGGCCCTCGCGTGGGACGTGGTCGTCTCCTCCCCGCTGGGCCGGGCCGTGGAGACCGCCCGGCTCATCGGCGAGGCCCTCGGCCTCGAGCCGGCCGGCACCTACCCCGAGCTCACCGAGCGCGGCTTCGGCCGCCACGAGGGCGCCAGCTACGCGGGCCTGGGCCCGGCCGAGCGCGAGGCGCTCATGGGCGCGGGCGAGCCGGCCGGAGCCGTGGCCCGCCGGGGGCTGGCCGCCCTGCACAGGATCCGCCGGGAGCACCCCGGACGCCACGTGCTGGTCGTGGCCCACGGCTCCCTCATCCGCCTGACCCTCTCGCACCTGCACGGGCGGGCCCACCCGCGGATCGGCAACTGCGAGGTGGTGCCCGTGGGCGTCGAGGCCCTCGCCGCCGCCCACGAGGCCGCCGCCGACACCCCTGACACGGCGCTCCCCGTTCAATAA